In Thiofilum sp., the genomic window ACCACGAATTTTCTGGTCTAATAAAATGGCTAGCAACATCCCTAATAAACCGCAGATAACGATATAGAGCGTGCCGAAAATAGCTAAATTATTAAGTGCTACTTGCCAGTTTAGGGTTTGCCATAGCTTGGTATAATTTTCCAAGCCAACGAAATTAAAGTTAGGCATCATTCTAGAAGAGGTCATGGAGAGATAACCTGTATAGAGAATAAAGCCATAGACGAAAAAGAGTGTCACTGCGAAAGAGGGTGACAGGACTAACTTGGGTAGGTGGTGTCGTGCCCAGCCACGCCAGTCAGCGGTGGTGTTGGTCATTAGCCTGCTCCTGTGGATTGGAGTTAAAATTTAAGTCACTGAGTACTTTGTTGTTTTAGAGCTTGTGGGTGAGTTTTAAGTCTAAGGAGTAAGTGTTTTGGAAAAGGTCGTGCTGTTTGAGCGTAGCGAGTTTCACGCCCTTTGGAAAAACATTTACTCCCTAGACTTAGACGCCTACTGGGTAGCAGCAAACTACACAGTTAATTAAAGAGTTAGTCTACTGAAAGGTAGTATCTAAAGCTTATCAACTAGCGTTTAACCCCTTAGGTAGATAATTTTTTCCGAGAGGCGTGAAACTCGCTACGCTCAAACAGCACGACTCTCTCCAAAAATCATCTACCTAAGGGGTTAAACTATTTTACCCATTTACTATAGCGCTTTGCCTTAGAAGTACTCAAAAAATTGAGTACTTCCAAGACTATCACATCAAACTAATTACTTAGCGCCTTCGATGGCAGCAACTAATTCTTTCACAGCATCCTCAGAGGCGACATTGCCATTGAAGTGTTTAGTTACTACGTCATAGAGAGCATTTTTGACCGCAGCAGGTGCAGCATGACCATGAGCCATAGAACCCATTAGTTGACCTGCTGAAGCCGCTTCAGCCAGTTCTACCATACCTTTTTTACCGCAAGCATCAAAGGCTTCATTCGGTACGTCAGTACGCGCAGGTACTGAACCTTTAACCACATTGAATGCAGATTGGAAAGTAGGTGACATGACCGCCTTAGCCATAGCTAATTGCGCTTTTTGACCTGCTTCACCCACATTGAACATCACAAACTGGTCAGAGTTGAAGGTTACAGAGCCTTGAGTACCGGGGGTACGGAAGCAGAGGAAATCTTCATCAGGTTTTTTGCCTGCATTTAAGAATTCGCCTTTTGCCCAGTCACCCATGATTTGGAAGCCCGCTTTACCTTCAATAACCATAGCAGAAGAGAGGTTCCAGTCACGACCAGAGAAACTATCATCTACATAACCACGTAATTGCTTCATGCGATCAAATACTTGTTTCATAGTATCTGAGCTTAACGCTTCTTTATCTAAGTCGATCATCGATTTTTTATAGAAGTCTGGGCCGCCAGTCGCTAAGACTACGCTGTCAAACAGAGTAGCATCTTGCCAAGGTTGACCACCATGTGCTAGCGCAGTTAAACCTTTACCTTTAACTTTGTCTAAAGCGGCAATGAAACCATCCCAATCTTTAGGCGGTTCGGTCACACCAGCGTCTTCTAACACTTTCTTGTTAGCCCATACCCAGTTGGTAGAGTGAACGTTTACCGGTGCAGACACCCAGTGACCATCATATTTAGCAAAACGCTGTAAAGCTTCAGGAACAACTTTGTCCCAGCCTTCTTCAGCAGCGAGGCTATCTAAGTTGGCGGTTGCGCCTTCTTTAGCCCAGTCTTGAATATCAAAGCCTAACATTTGTACTGCGGTAGGAGCATTTTTGGCTTGTACGCGAGCACGTAGTACAGTCATCGCAGCAGTACCGCCACCACCTGCAACCGGCATATCTTTCCAACCAATGCCTTGTTTATTTAAATCTTCCTTGAGTACTCCTAACGCTTTAGCTTCACCACCTGATGTCCACCAATGCAATACCTCAACTTCTTCAGCCGCACGAGCAGTACTGCTGAACGCTAAAGCTAAAGTAGCAGCCAGTAGAGTGGTTTTTAGCGTAGTTAATTTCATAACATCCTCCAGGGTTTAAAAATGCAATCAATTGAGTTGAGATTGCTAAATATAGCTAACTGTTGAGTGCTTGGGCGTACCACAAGATTCTCTTACCATTAAACGTGCAGGTACGATTAAACGCTCAGGTTTAGCCTGAGGTTTATTCATATAAACCTGCAATAAATCCATTGCTTGATGAGCAAATTGAGAGGCTTCTACCCGTATAGTAGTCAAAGCAGGGTGGGTGATACTGGAATCGGTTAAATCATCAAAACCCACTACCGCTAGATCTGAGCCTACTTTAATCCCTAGTTCACGCGAAACACTTAAAACGCCATAGGCCATTTCGTCTGAAAAGCAAACCACGGCACTAATACTATGATCGTAATTCAGTACAGTTTTTAGGGCTTGGCGACCTGCTTGACGACTATTAGCGATAGGGTAAATATAACCAGAAGGGACACGTAATCCAGCTTCATTCATGGCATCCATATAGCCCGTCAGGCGATCATGGTAATCTGATATATCTTCACGTCCTCCTAAAAAAGCTATTTTTTGATGCCCTAGCTGAATTAAATGTCGAGTAGCGGTATAAATACCATTGCGGTTATCAGCCACAACAGCAGGAAATTGGCAAAATGGTACCTCACGCATGATTTGTACTAGAGGAAAACCAGAGCGCCAAATTTTGTCCAACCACGAAGCCGTGGTTTGCGGAGCAGGACAAAGAATAATACCCCCTACTTTATACTCCATGTAGATCTGCACCAGTTTTTCCTGCTGTGCAAATTGCTCTGCATTGCTGGAAAACATGGGCACAACCCCACGTTGTAACGCCACTTTTTCGCAATGATTTAGGATCTCACCGCTGTAGGGGGTATTAAGGCCATTAACCATGACACCAATGAGATCACTGGCCACAGTTTGGCGTAAAGCTGCCGCTTTGCGATTGTAGACATAACCCGTTTCATCAATACCACGTAACACTTTTTCACGAGTTGTGGCACTGACACTATCACTGTTTTGGAGTACCAATGAGACAGTTGATTTAGAAACCCCTACGTGTTCAGCTACATCGTGCAGAGTTACACGTTTGCGCTCAGGCGTATTTGGAACGTTCCACCTATGAACTGTATTCACCAGTCTCTCCTCCACAACAATCTGTGAACTAAACTAAACGAGTTAAATAAAAAAATCAATATGGAACGTTCCATAAGTTGCAGCATTTCGCATGCTTGGGCAAGATGAGGGGTAATCCAACCTAGGTAAATTTGGATCGTTCCAGTGATTTAAACCGATTTCGGAGAGTAAAAAGATGAGTTTATCGATAGCAGACGTACCTAATGCAGTACGTGAAGTCAAAGTTGAACTACACAAAAAAAGTAAGGTTTTAGAGCAGACCTATACCGAGATGACAGCCTCGATTCAAGCCGAGGTGGATGAAATTAAGGCATTAAAAGCACAAGGCAAAAGTATTATTCCAGAATTAGACTATCAAGCCGTACTACACAATCAGGTGAGTGAGGAGCAAAAAGCACTGATTCGTAAGCGCGGTTGTGTGGTGATACGTAATACCTTTCCGCGTGCCCAAGCAGAGCAGTGGAGTGAGCGCATAGGAGAGTATTTAATCAGTAATGGTTACTACGACACCCCTGACAAAGGTCTGGATAAATATTTTTCCTCTTTACAAGCTGGCAAGCCTCAAATCTTTAGCGTGTATTGGTCTAAGCCACAGATGGAAGCGCGTCAATCAGAGAATTTGGCTCAAGCACGGCGCTTTTTAAATCGGCTTTGGACTTATCAAAGTGATGAAGTTGGTACAGTCTTTGATCCTGATCGTGAGTGCTTATATGCTGACCGCACGCGTCGACGTGAACCGGGGGATAATTCATTAGGGCTAAAACCGCATATCGATGGTGGCTCGGTAGAGCGTTGGTTAGACCGCAATGGGTTTTGGAAAGTCTATCGTCATTTATTGGAAGGTAATTGGCAGGCTTATGATCCTTTTGATGCAGCGTATCGGACTGAAACAGAGGAAATTCCTTCACCAGCGGTGTGTAGCATGTTTCGTACTTATCAAGGTTGGACGGCTCTCACTCCGCAAGGGCCGAGTGATGGTACTTTGCAATTAGTGCCGATTGCGCGTGCTATGGGCTGGATGTATCTAAGAGCTTTACAACCGGATGTGCCTGAAGAGGATTTATGCTCGGCTATTGCTGGGCGAGCTTTATTGTGTAGCCCACAGTGGCATGGCTTATTGCTAGATGCTTTAACCAGCATACCATTGATGCAGCCGGGGGATAGTATTTGGTGGCATCCTGATGTGATTCACGCTGTAGAGGATGAGCACAAAGGGCAGGGGTATAGCAATGTGATTTATATCGGTGCTGCTCCTTATTGTGAGAAAAATGTGAAGTATCTAGCTAAACAAGCTCAGGCTTTCCAAAAAGGCGAAAGTGCGCCTGATTTTGCACCTGAACATTACGAGCTGAATTATCATGATCGTGCTACAGCAGCGGATTTAACGGAGCTAGGCAAAAAGCAAATGGGACTCATGGCTTGGTAATCTCCACTTGTTGATATGGGTTTAATGGCTGCTAGCGAGTACAGTCATTAAAACCCATTCGACGCTAGGTAGATCATCGTATGCAAGACAAAATACAGATTTTTGGTAAATGGTTGGAGCAAATTGGCGATCATGCAGTTGAGCTTTTTCATCTGATTGGCTTATTTGTCATTGGTGGCACGATAGTATGGTCGGCGATTCATGCCTATATTCATGAGATTATGAGTAAACCCTATGCCACTTTGGATGATATTTTATTATTATTCATTTATTTAGAGT contains:
- a CDS encoding YbiU family protein — translated: MSLSIADVPNAVREVKVELHKKSKVLEQTYTEMTASIQAEVDEIKALKAQGKSIIPELDYQAVLHNQVSEEQKALIRKRGCVVIRNTFPRAQAEQWSERIGEYLISNGYYDTPDKGLDKYFSSLQAGKPQIFSVYWSKPQMEARQSENLAQARRFLNRLWTYQSDEVGTVFDPDRECLYADRTRRREPGDNSLGLKPHIDGGSVERWLDRNGFWKVYRHLLEGNWQAYDPFDAAYRTETEEIPSPAVCSMFRTYQGWTALTPQGPSDGTLQLVPIARAMGWMYLRALQPDVPEEDLCSAIAGRALLCSPQWHGLLLDALTSIPLMQPGDSIWWHPDVIHAVEDEHKGQGYSNVIYIGAAPYCEKNVKYLAKQAQAFQKGESAPDFAPEHYELNYHDRATAADLTELGKKQMGLMAW
- a CDS encoding ABC transporter substrate-binding protein; the protein is MKLTTLKTTLLAATLALAFSSTARAAEEVEVLHWWTSGGEAKALGVLKEDLNKQGIGWKDMPVAGGGGTAAMTVLRARVQAKNAPTAVQMLGFDIQDWAKEGATANLDSLAAEEGWDKVVPEALQRFAKYDGHWVSAPVNVHSTNWVWANKKVLEDAGVTEPPKDWDGFIAALDKVKGKGLTALAHGGQPWQDATLFDSVVLATGGPDFYKKSMIDLDKEALSSDTMKQVFDRMKQLRGYVDDSFSGRDWNLSSAMVIEGKAGFQIMGDWAKGEFLNAGKKPDEDFLCFRTPGTQGSVTFNSDQFVMFNVGEAGQKAQLAMAKAVMSPTFQSAFNVVKGSVPARTDVPNEAFDACGKKGMVELAEAASAGQLMGSMAHGHAAPAAVKNALYDVVTKHFNGNVASEDAVKELVAAIEGAK
- a CDS encoding LacI family DNA-binding transcriptional regulator — encoded protein: MNTVHRWNVPNTPERKRVTLHDVAEHVGVSKSTVSLVLQNSDSVSATTREKVLRGIDETGYVYNRKAAALRQTVASDLIGVMVNGLNTPYSGEILNHCEKVALQRGVVPMFSSNAEQFAQQEKLVQIYMEYKVGGIILCPAPQTTASWLDKIWRSGFPLVQIMREVPFCQFPAVVADNRNGIYTATRHLIQLGHQKIAFLGGREDISDYHDRLTGYMDAMNEAGLRVPSGYIYPIANSRQAGRQALKTVLNYDHSISAVVCFSDEMAYGVLSVSRELGIKVGSDLAVVGFDDLTDSSITHPALTTIRVEASQFAHQAMDLLQVYMNKPQAKPERLIVPARLMVRESCGTPKHSTVSYI